A DNA window from Malus domestica chromosome 12, GDT2T_hap1 contains the following coding sequences:
- the LOC103413957 gene encoding uncharacterized protein, which translates to MVPLKDIVPAAQNNINTRFILLDKGIVKTTTTTLSQAQNKTCLALVADETAAVHFQLWGNECDAFESGDIVELSNGIFSYCRNNLLLRAGKRGKIEKVGEFMMAYVETPNLSEIRWVPDPNNPKKYIQEAVISPHSRIFPPKY; encoded by the coding sequence ATGGTGCCACTGAAAGACATAGTGCCAGCAGCACAGAACAACATAAACACAAGGTTCATACTTTTGGACAAAGGCATCGTCAAGACTACAACTACTACTTTATCACAAGCCCAAAACAAGACGTGCTTGGCGCTAGTGGCAGACGAGACTGCGGCGGTTCACTTCCAGCTGTGGGGGAACGAGTGCGACGCCTTTGAGTCCGGTGACATCGTGGAGTTGAGCAATGGCATCTTCTCTTACTGCAGGAACAACCTTTTGCTCAGGGCAGGCAAGAGAGGCAAAATTGAGAAGGTTGGGGAATTTATGATGGCGTACGTTGAGACCCCAAATTTGAGTGAGATTCGTTGGGTTCCTGACCCTAACAATcccaagaagtacattcaggaGGCTGTGATTTCCCCACATTCTCGTATATTTCCACCCAAATACTGA
- the LOC103413955 gene encoding F-actin-capping protein subunit alpha-like isoform X1 — protein MADEEEAELSEKQKKEIAKWFLLNSPPGEIQFVAKDVKAVINDDVLYEEAASEAFPLYNKSHLISIEMPGRIGDVIVTSYGELAKNEFIDPRTAQVAVVDHIKQVCTEVRPALDEELPSAYVEEFRCAMDAEILKYVGEAYPKGVCSVYCGNGKDVEGPGFDFELVVVISAARHSPQNFCNGSWRSVWSIEFKDEIQMLELKGKLQVGAHYFEEGNVQLDAKHECKDTTIFQSSEDSAIAISNIIRQHETEYLTSLEASYSNLPDTTFKDLRRKLPVTRTLFPWQNTLQFSLTRDITKELGIGK, from the exons ATGGCGGACGAAGAAGAAGCAGAGCTAAGCGAGAAGCAGAAGAAGGAGATAGCAAAGTGGTTCCTCCTCAACTCTCCTCCCGGCGAAATCCAATTCGTCGCCAAAG ATGTGAAGGCGGTCATCAACGACGACGTTTTGTACGAGGAGGCTGCGTCGGAGGCGTTCCCACTGTACAACAAATCCCACTTGATTTCCATCGAAATGCCGGGCCGAATCGGAGAC GTTATAGTTACATCATATGGTGAGCTCGCTAAGAACGAGTTCATTGATCCCAGAACGGCTCAAGTTGCTGTAGTTGACCACATCAAACAG GTTTGTACAGAGGTGAGACCTGCACTGGATGAGGAACTGCCATCTGCATATGTTGAGGAATTTCG GTGTGCTATGGATGCAGAAATACTTAAATATGTTGGTGAAGCTTATCCAAAAGGAGTCTGCTCAGTGTACTGTGGTAATGGTAAAGATGTGGAGGGCCCAGGATTTGACTTTGAGCTTGTAGTGGTGATTTCAGCTGCTAGACATAGCCCACAAAATTTCTG CAACGGTAGTTGGCGTTCAGTATGGAGCATTGAGTTCAAAGATGAAATACAAATGCTGGAATTAAAAGGCAAACTGCAG GTGGGTGCCCACTATTTCGAGGAGGGCAATGTGCAGTTAGATGCCAAGCATGAATGCAAAGATACAACAATTTTTCAG TCCTCTGAAGATAGTGCGATTGCCATTAGCAACATTATTCGTCAACATGAGACAGAGTACTTAACATCTCTTGAG GCATCTTATTCAAATTTGCCCGATACCACTTTTAAG GATCTTCGAAGAAAGCTTCCAGTTACTCGCACCCTATTTCCATGGCAGAACACCTTGCAGTTTAGCTTGACAAGAGACATTACAAAAGAACTTGGGATCGGAAAGTGA
- the LOC103413954 gene encoding uncharacterized protein, which yields MAAARVERGDLWKSKALSVQLRLRQRFRVEVDRRLRHHPIFSNDGYFSSTFQRWLQRFRDFRRDSLPSSTTFYLKRVGKEFNAEEESIILRMLQAVAVPVIGNVCHVFMNGLNQVQVYGVEKLHDAVLRRPKGKPLITVSNHVASMDDPLVLSTLLPRHVLLDVQNLRWTLCASDRCFSNPVTSAFFRSVKVLPVSRGDGIYQKGMDLAISKLNQGGWVHIFPEGSRSRDGGKTIGSSKRGVGRLVLDADNIPMVVPFVHSGMQDIMPIGASIPRIGNTVTVVIGDPIYFDDLLNSEGAKHVSRGKLYDAVSSRIGHRLRELKVQVDKLAQVTQPQNLPVQDTDRATVILQQVDWESFGMGNLTYSEDDGSAVQETEIQLAAPPYTEEPQSADWSYRVGFSREGGIASRMRCFMDQSEFMGFAARGIFMNRRAEEPSPSGRGVAPLKAWRRYLEANVLPQWN from the exons ATGGCTGCTGCGAGGGTTGAGCGTGGCGATCTATGGAAGAGCAAGGCATTATCGGTACAGCTCCGGCTCAGGCAGCGGTTCAGGGTGGAGGTGGATCGCCGCCTCCGTCACCACCCCATTTTTTCCAACGATGGTTACTTCTCCTCCACGTTCCAGCGCTGGCTCCAGCGCTTTCGCGACTTCCGCCGTGACTCCCTCCCTTCTTCCACCACCTTCTATCTCAAACGAG TGGGTAAGGAATTCAATGCTGAAGAAGAATCAATCATTCTACGCATGCTTCAAGCTGTGGCTGTTCCGGTCATTGGCAATGTTTGTCATGTGTTTATGAATGGATTGAATCAGGTTCAG GTGTATGGTGTAGAAAAATTACATGATGCCGTGCTACGCAGACCCAAGGGAAAGCCTCTTATAACG GTGAGCAATCATGTTGCTTCTATGGATGACCCGCTTGTCCTCTCCACATTACTTCCTCGACATGTTCTTCTGGATGTTCAGAACTTGAGGTGGACACTTTGCGCGTCTGATCGTTGTTTTTCAAATCCTGTAACTTCAGCATTTTTCCGATCTGTCAAAGTGCTGCCAGTTTCTCGTGGTGATGGGATTTATCAAAAG GGAATGGACTTGGCTATTTCAAAGTTGAATCAAGGTGGTTGGGTTCACATCTTCCCAGAAGGTAGTCGTTCTCGAGATGGTGGAAAAACCATTGGGTCTTCCAAGAGAGGTGTTGGGAG GTTGGTCCTTGACGCTGACAATATTCCCATGGTTGTTCCATTTGTGCATAGTGGGATGCAGGACATCATGCCTATCGGTGCTAGCATCCCAAGGATTGGTAATACA GTGACGGTAGTTATTGGCGATCCAATCTACTTTGATGATTTGTTGAATTCTGAAGGAGCTAAGCATGTATCAAGAGGAAAGTTGTACGATGCAGTATCTTCAAGGATTGGTCATAGACTACGCGAACTGAAAGTTCAGGTCGACAAGTTGGCTCAAGTGACTCAGCCACAAAATCTTCCTGTGCAGGACACAGACCGAGCTACAGTGATTCTGCAGCAGGTTGATTGGGAATCATTCGGAATGGGGAACCTTACATATTCCGAAGATGATGGTTCAGCGGTGCAAGAAACTGAGATCCAACTAGCTGCTCCTCCCTATACAGAAGAACCCCAGTCTGCTGATTGGAGTTACAGAGTGGGTTTCTCTCGTGAAGGTGGCATTGCATCACGGATGCGTTGTTTCATGGACCAGAGTGAGTTTATGGGTTTCGCAGCCAGAGGCATATTTATGAACCGTAGAGCCGAAGAACCCTCTCCGAGCGGTAGAGGGGTTGCCCCCTTGAAGGCGTGGAGACGATACTTGGAGGCCAATGTATTACCACAATGGAATTAG
- the LOC103450906 gene encoding 26S proteasome regulatory subunit 6A homolog, translated as MANVMVEDTTFEDDQLAAMTIEDIVRATRLLDNKIRILKEEMSRTNLELDSYKDKIKENQEKIKLNKQLPYLVGNIVEILEMNPEDEAEEDGANIDLDSQRKGKCVVLKTSTRQTIFLPVVGLVDPDNLKPGDLVGVNKDSYLILDTLPSEYDSRVKAMEVDEKPTEDYNDIGGLEKQIQELVEAIVLPMTHKERFQKLGVRPPKGVLLYGPPGTGKTLMARACAAQTNATFLKLAGPQLVQMFIGDGAKLVRDAFQLAKEKSPCIIFIDEIDAIGTKRFDSEVSGDREVQRTMLELLNQLDGFSSDDRIKVIAATNRADILDPALMRSGRLDRKIEFPHPTEEARARILQIHSRKMNVHPDVNFEELARSTDDFNGAQLKAVCVEAGMLALRRDATEVNHEDFNEGIIQVQAKKKASLNYYA; from the exons ATGGCGAACGTCATGGTAGAAGACACGACCTTTGAAGATGATCAGCTCGCCGCGATGACCATCGAAGACATCGTCAGAGCCACTCGTCTTCTTGACAACAAGATCCGAATACTCAAG GAAGAAATGTCAAGAACGAATTTGGAGCTGGACTCGTACAAGGACAAGATTAAGGAGAATCAGGAAAAGATTAAGCTCAATAAGCAGTTGCCTTACTTGGTGGGCAACATTGTTGAG ATTCTTGAAATGAACCCAGAAGATGAGGCCGAGGAGGATGGTGCAAATATTGAtcttgactcccaaagaaaggGAAAATGTGTTGTGTTAAAGACATCTACTCGCCAG ACAATCTTTCTGCCAGTTGTTGGGCTTGTTGATCCTGATAACTTGAAACCTGGGGATCTTGTTGGTGTGAACAAAGATAGTTACCTGATCTTGGATACTCTACCGTCTGAGTATGATTCTCGGGTGAAGGCTATGGAGGTTGATGAAAAGCCAACTGAAGACTACAATGACATTGGAGGGCTGGAGAAGCAG ATTCAAGAACTAGTTGAGGCGATTGTTTTGCCCATGACCCACAAGGAGCGTTTTCAGAAATTGGGGGTTCGTCCACCAAAGGGAGTGCTACTGTATGGACCTCCGGGAACTGGTAAAACTTTGATGGCCCGGGCTTGTGCTGCGCAGACAAATGCCACTTTTCTGAAACTAGCTGGTCCACAACTGGTTCAG ATGTTCATTGGGGATGGAGCAAAACTTGTTCGTGATGCCTTTCAGCTCGCAAAAGAGAAATCCCCCTGCATCATTTTCATAGATGAAATTGATGCAATCGGCACAAAGCGGTTTGATAG TGAAGTGAGTGGAGATAGGGAGGTGCAGCGTACAATGCTTGAGTTGCTTAATCAGCTTGATGGCTTTAGTAGCGATGATCGAATTAAG GTGATAGCAGCAACCAATCGAGCTGACATCCTCGACCCTGCTCTTATGCGTTCTGGTAGGTTGGATCGAAAAATTGAGTTTCCACATCCCACTGAAGAAGCAAGAGCTCGAATTTTGCAG ATTCACTCAAGAAAGATGAATGTTCATCCGGATGTCAATTTCGAAGAATTAGCTCGCTCAACCGATGACTTCAACGGAGCACAGCTAAAAGCTGTATGTGTGGAGGCAGGCATGCTTGCCCTTCGTCGTGATGCCACAGAG GTGAACCACGAGGACTTTAACGAGGGCATTATCCAAGTTCAGGCAAAGAAAAAAGCCAGCCTCAATTATTATGCCTAG
- the LOC103451305 gene encoding F-box/kelch-repeat protein At3g06240-like, giving the protein MAGFCEMPEAMVLQILSWLPPKSLMRFRCVRKSWYKFINNPSFVDVHLSKSIDNSFQSSTCILFKRYVLNDADNGSKKILLSLIDLCNVNNSDVYYLQDLNLNVPISLGLRHEYLDIAGHCHGIICLTDYSEKVFLCNPALKESKLLPKSCLRLPPPKEINILQSTGIAVGFGYDRKAKDYKVVRIVMHFEGFWILFHPHTAEVYTMSSNSWREIKVDIPSSVVWCPSSQMYFKGFYYWFAIELDKQTLDENKKVILSFNMDDELFSDIPVPESLQDTKECYGSLAVWNGSIALFSVHVESGVRKSIGIWEMNDLDGSWTKHLTIVPIAGFGMPLTFWNSDELVMVAADGRVVSHNFVTKMLKELPVSGVFLERFQAFVYVYSLVSVK; this is encoded by the coding sequence ATGGCCGGGTTTTGCGAAATGCCGGAAGCAATGGTGCTGCAGATCTTGTCATGGCTCCCTCCGAAATCTCTGATGCGATTCAGATGCGTCCGCAAGTCGTGGTACAAGTTCATCAACAACCCTAGCTTTGTGGACGTGCACCTCTCCAAATCCATCGACAACAGTTTCCAATCCTCCACATGCATCCTTTTCAAGCGTTACGTCCTCAACGATGCAGACAATGGCTCGAAGAAAATTTTGCTGTCACTTATAGATCTTTGCAACGTCAACAACAGTGATGTCTATTACCTTCAAGATCTCAACCTCAATGTTCCAATTTCTCTAGGGCTAAGGCATGAGTATCTAGACATTGCAGGCCACTGTCACGGAATTATCTGCTTAACTGATTACTCCGAGAAAGTTTTTCTATGCAACCCGGCTCTAAAGGAATCGAAGCTTCTTCCCAAGTCGTGCCTTCGTCTACCTCCCCCGAAAGAAATAAACATATTACAGTCCACAGGAATCGCCGTGGGATTTGGCTACGATCGCAAAGCGAAGGATTACAAAGTCGTTAGAATCGTAATGCATTTCGAGGGTTTTTGGATTTTGTTTCACCCTCACACGGCAGAGGTATACACTATGAGTTCTAACTCTTGGAGAGAGATCAAAGTTGATATACCTAGTAGTGTGGTTTGGTGTCCTTCTTCTCAAATGTACTTCAAGGGTTTTTACTATTGGTTTGCCATAGAGCTGGACAAGCAAACCCTAGACGAAAACAAGAAGGTCATCCTTTCATTCAACATGGATGACGAATTATTTTCTGACATACCCGTGCCAGAAAGTTTACAGGATACAAAAGAATGTTACGGAAGCCTTGCAGTATGGAATGGATCTATCGCTCTTTTTTCTGTTCACGTAGAAAGCGGGGTTCGTAAATCGATTGGTATATGGGAAATGAATGATTTGGATGGTTCTTGGACGAAACACTTAACCATCGTGCCGATTGCAGGATTTGGAATGCCATTGACGTTTTGGAACAGTGACGAACTTGTTATGGTTGCCGCAGATGGACGTGTAGTTTCCCACAATTTCGTTACCAAGATGCTTAAAGAACTTCCTGTTAGTGGCGTGTTTTTAGAACGTTTCCAAGCGTTTGTGTATGTGTATAGTCTCGTTTCAGTGAAATGA
- the LOC103413955 gene encoding F-actin-capping protein subunit alpha-like isoform X2 → MADEEEAELSEKQKKEIAKWFLLNSPPGEIQFVAKDVKAVINDDVLYEEAASEAFPLYNKSHLISIEMPGRIGDVIVTSYGELAKNEFIDPRTAQVAVVDHIKQVCTEVRPALDEELPSAYVEEFRCAMDAEILKYVGEAYPKGVCSVYCGNGKDVEGPGFDFELVVVISAARHSPQNFCNGSWRSVWSIEFKDEIQMLELKGKLQVGAHYFEEGNVQLDAKHECKDTTIFQSSEDSAIAISNIIRQHETEHLIQICPIPLLRIFEESFQLLAPYFHGRTPCSLA, encoded by the exons ATGGCGGACGAAGAAGAAGCAGAGCTAAGCGAGAAGCAGAAGAAGGAGATAGCAAAGTGGTTCCTCCTCAACTCTCCTCCCGGCGAAATCCAATTCGTCGCCAAAG ATGTGAAGGCGGTCATCAACGACGACGTTTTGTACGAGGAGGCTGCGTCGGAGGCGTTCCCACTGTACAACAAATCCCACTTGATTTCCATCGAAATGCCGGGCCGAATCGGAGAC GTTATAGTTACATCATATGGTGAGCTCGCTAAGAACGAGTTCATTGATCCCAGAACGGCTCAAGTTGCTGTAGTTGACCACATCAAACAG GTTTGTACAGAGGTGAGACCTGCACTGGATGAGGAACTGCCATCTGCATATGTTGAGGAATTTCG GTGTGCTATGGATGCAGAAATACTTAAATATGTTGGTGAAGCTTATCCAAAAGGAGTCTGCTCAGTGTACTGTGGTAATGGTAAAGATGTGGAGGGCCCAGGATTTGACTTTGAGCTTGTAGTGGTGATTTCAGCTGCTAGACATAGCCCACAAAATTTCTG CAACGGTAGTTGGCGTTCAGTATGGAGCATTGAGTTCAAAGATGAAATACAAATGCTGGAATTAAAAGGCAAACTGCAG GTGGGTGCCCACTATTTCGAGGAGGGCAATGTGCAGTTAGATGCCAAGCATGAATGCAAAGATACAACAATTTTTCAG TCCTCTGAAGATAGTGCGATTGCCATTAGCAACATTATTCGTCAACATGAGACAGA GCATCTTATTCAAATTTGCCCGATACCACTTTTAAG GATCTTCGAAGAAAGCTTCCAGTTACTCGCACCCTATTTCCATGGCAGAACACCTTGCAGTTTAGCTTGA